A DNA window from Ranitomeya imitator isolate aRanImi1 chromosome 2, aRanImi1.pri, whole genome shotgun sequence contains the following coding sequences:
- the LOC138667856 gene encoding HCLS1-associated protein X-1-like, with product MEKGTISWQDKILDSEVSSRGLDSILRPEEQSPSSSYFRSVSVSRVMRPDGTVEERKTVRDSDGNTTTTVTVTGSDPPIDETRGLHRSLSDLSDSQTILSRLLQQWFSN from the exons ATGGAAAAAGgaacaattagctgg CAAGATAAAATCCTAGACTCAGAGGTCTCTTCCCGCGGGCTAGATTCTATCCTGAGACCAGAGGAACAATCACCATCATCGTCATATTTCCGTAGCGTCTCAGTCTCCAGAGTGATGAGACCTGATGGG ACGGTTGAGGAGAGGAAAACAGTGCGGGACAGTGACGGTAACACCACCACCACAGTGACGGTGACGGGTAGCGATCCGCCCATCG ATGAGACTCGGGGCCTGCACCGGTCACTGTCCGATCTCTCTGATTCACAGACTATTCTGAGCCGCCTCCTGCAGCAATGGTTCTCCAACTGA